In Oryza brachyantha chromosome 1, ObraRS2, whole genome shotgun sequence, the following are encoded in one genomic region:
- the LOC102713682 gene encoding uncharacterized protein LOC102713682 — MDKLSSGLGFGDSINALDTSHHWSTVQHNSGLKATTIDGSAYSSFSIASSKTLKRKRGAMAGPDGTGNPLLTLGLGHSPSSSDNSKVSSATAYAMSPSPLKEADEESSVDLGLKFELCLGNDMAQYQKKSLVGAKNSPLMNSPKLNLQLSLSTGSPESAVTNTNLVSPIIQGGWEIPVTNSSPTIIGEGSVPCTWVFEKSVVSSSYASEATYAFPFSKIPKTGDFAMPSVISSTLVTSMKSPVACTSGSTNPQQRISNTKNCQFPGCVKGARGASGRCIAHGGGRRCQKPGCQKGAEGRTIYCKAHGGGRRCQFLGCTKSAEGRTDHCIAHGGGRRCSHEGCSRAARGKSGLCIRHGGGKRCQKENCIRSAEGHSGFCISHGGGRRCQFPECSKGAQGSTKFCKAHGGGKRCTFLGCSKGAEGSTLFCKGHGGGKRCIFQGGGVCPKSVHGGTQYCVAHGGGKRCAISGCTKSARGRTEYCVRHGGGKRCKFEGCAKSAQGSTDFCKAHGGGKRCSWGQVDSGFGIGAPQCEKFARSKTGLCSAHCAFVQDHCVRGGGAYQFATDVKFDEMEVAPVNGDPLTKTSGDDDRSLLGNGRPPAALAATPDQLSEGRVHGGGLLALLSRGGNNERSDNSKNGPSAMMTWE, encoded by the coding sequence ATGGACAAATTGTCTTCTGGCCTTGGGTTTGGTGATAGTATCAACGCCTTGGACACTTCCCATCATTGGAGCACTGTTCAGCATAATTCTGGGCTTAAAGCTACTACAATTGACGGTTCAGCATATTCCAGTTTTTCTATTGCAAGCTCAAAAACACTGAAAAGGAAGCGAGGTGCTATGGCAGGACCAGATGGTACCGGAAATCCATTACTTACTTTGGGTTTAGGGCACTCACCAAGTTCATCTGATAATAGCAAAGTAAGTTCTGCCACAGCTTATGCAATGTCTCCATCTCCTCTGAAAGAGGCCGATGAGGAGTCATCAGTAGATCTTGGCCTGAAATTTGAGCTTTGCCTTGGCAATGATATGGCACAATATCAAAAGAAGTCCCTTGTTGGTGCTAAGAATTCGCCGTTGATGAACTCTCCTAAACTTAATCTTCAGCTGAGTTTGTCTACTGGGTCACCTGAATCAGCTGTCACCAACACAAATTTGGTGTCACCAATTATTCAGGGTGGCTGGGAGATACCTGTTACCAACAGTTCACCAACAATTATCGGGGAAGGATCAGTACCCTGTACATGGGTTTTTGAGAAGTCAGTGGTTTCATCTTCATATGCCTCTGAAGCAACATACGCCTTTCCATTTTCAAAGATACCCAAAACAGGGGATTTTGCTATGCCTTCTGTCATATCGTCAACCTTGGTAACAAGTATGAAAAGCCCAGTTGCCTGTACTTCTGGGTCAACTAATCCCCAACAACGCATCAGTAACACCAAAAATTGTCAGTTTCCAGGATGTGTGAAAGGAGCAAGAGGTGCATCAGGGCGTTGCATAGCCCATGGTGGTGGTAGGAGATGCCAAAAACCTGGTTGCCAGAAGGGTGCTGAGGGAAGGACCATATATTGCAAGGCCCAtggtggaggaagaagatgccAATTTCTTGGATGTACAAAGAGCGCTGAAGGGCGAACTGACCACTGTATAGCTCACGGTGGTGGTCGTCGTTGCAGTCATGAAGGTTGCTCTCGGGCTGCACGTGGCAAATCTGGCTTGTGCATCAGGCATGGAGGTGGCAAAAGATGTCAGAAGGAGAATTGTATCAGGAGTGCAGAAGGGCATTCTGGCTTCTGCATCTCTCATGGTGGTGGGAGGCGATGCCAATTTCCAGAATGCTCAAAGGGTGCACAAGGAAGCACAAAGTTTTGCaaggcacatggtggagggaAGCGCTGCACATTCTTGGGCTGCAGCAAAGGAGCTGAAGGTAGCACTCTTTTTTGCAAGGGTCACGGTGGAGGCAAGAGATGCATATTTCAGGGTGGTGGCGTGTGCCCAAAGAGCGTGCATGGTGGGACTCAATATTGTGTTGCTCATGGTGGTGGCAAGAGGTGTGCTATTTCTGGTTGCACCAAGAGTGCTAGAGGGCGGACAGAGTACTGTGTCCGCCATGGAGGTGGCAAGAGGTGCAAGTTTGAGGGATGCGCGAAGAGTGCACAGGGGAGCACTGATTTCTGCAAGGCTCATGGTGGGGGTAAACGCTGCTCATGGGGCCAGGTCGACTCGGGCTTTGGTATCGGTGCGCCGCAGTGTGAGAAGTTTGCCCGGAGCAAGACTGGTCTCTGCTCAGCTCATTGTGCTTTTGTCCAGGACCATTGTgtccgtggtggtggtgcctaCCAGTTCGCAACTGATGTCAAATTCGACGAGATGGAAGTCGCCCCAGTGAACGGAGATCCTCTCACGAAGAcaagcggcgacgacgaccgatcTCTTCTTGGCAATGGTCGTCCTCCTGCTGCGCTGGCGGCTACCCCGGATCAACTTTCTGAAGGAAGAGTGCATGGTGGTGGCCTTCTGGCCTTGCTTTCGCGGGGTGGAAACAATGAACGTTCTGATAACTCAAAGAATGGCCCTTCTGCCATGATGACATGGGAGTGA
- the LOC102715814 gene encoding uncharacterized protein LOC102715814 — MGSLENGAGGGAGAAGGHKRGPQPPPPPLLRAAAVGGGGGAARRASARSRLARFLLFEKVDYLQWIGFAAAFFFVTIVVVVVFPGSGVVERPTILLPSRRAGGGRGGAESLLPRGLGVLETGEGVVFEPTRLRERWAKERREEADSSAKLGSPVRRFGVRQPRLAMVFGDLSPGAMQLQMVTVASVLEAMGYEMKVFSLKDGSCSNIWRTIGITVNLLREDTDLHISVDWLDYDGILVNSIESRPVFSSLLQEPFKSIPVIWNVQESSLAHRISEYNSSGMTQILDGWKEAFSRASVIVFPNYVLPVMYAAFDSGNYFVIPGSPVVPFQDRITTQSYYEGVRVSMGLSPSDFVIAIVGSQFSYGGFLMEEALVLQAIGSLLQQYPSENSNQVELKVRILAENVTEKHRTVLEDVALNVGFPRGALELVASEDKDNLLGISDLVIYGSCLNEQSFPSVLVQAMCLEKLVIAPDLEIIRKYIDDGTNALLFPCKNIGKLTQVLLQAVSNGKISVLGRKIASAGKVHAKNLMASETVEGYAMLLENVIKFPAEVLTPLSGGEIPVALKQEWKWHLFEDVKHLYHINETSAGYILQKLEEEWRSNQMEDHHSNASKIDDTFSVMAWEEERAYEIANIKKRLEEEELKERSEQPHGTWEEVYRNVKRVERMKNDLHERDDKELERTGQPLCIYEPFFGEGTWPFLHRSSLYRGIGLSSKGRRPGADDIDASSRLPLLNNGYYRDILGEFGAFFALANRIDRIHKNSWIGFQSWRVTARKANLSKKAESALLEAVQTQKHGDAFYFWVRMDQDERNLANQDFWSFCDAINAGNCRLAVLKAFQRMYGMQLGDDLNNVPLMPNDGDTWSVMQSWVLPTRSFLEFVMFSRMFADALDSQMYDKHHQTGHCVLSLHRDQHCYSRVLELIVNVWAFHSARRMVYINPKTGAMQEQHLLNGRRGQMSIQWFSFATLKSMDEDLAEEFDEDHPDRRWLWPKTGEVFWQGLYERERNIRQQEKERRKQQSKDKIQRIKKRARQKTLGRYIKPPPEDAGSLNDTRTVDQ; from the exons ATGGGGTCCCTCGAGAACGGCGCCGGTGGGGGGGCGGGGGCCGCGGGGGGACACAAGCGTgggccgcagccgccgcccccgccgctgctgcgcgctgcggcggtgggagggggtggaggggcggcgcggcgggcgagcgcgAGATCCCGGCTCGCGCGGTTCCTGCTGTTCGAGAAGGTGGACTACCTCCAGTGGAtcggcttcgccgccgccttcttcttcGTCACCATCGTTGTCGTGGTCGTCTTCCCCGGATCGGGCGTCGTCGAGCGCCCGACGATTCTGCTCCCCTCgcggcgagcgggcggcgggaggggaggagcTGAGTCCTTGCTGCCCCGCGGCCTCGGGGTGCTGGAGACAGGCGAGGGCGTGGTGTTCGAGCCGACGAGGctgagggagaggtgggcgaaggagcggagggaggaggccgacAGCTCGGCGAAGCTCGGGAGTCCCGTGAGGAGGTTCGGGGTGCGGCAGCCGCGCCTTGCCATG GTGTTTGGGGATCTCTCTCCCGGTGCAATGCAGCTTCAGATGGTTACCGTTGCCTCGGTGCTAGAAGCGATGGGCTACGAAATGAAG GTTTTCTCATTGAAGGATGGTTCTTGTAGTAATATTTGGAGAACTATTGGTATCACAGTTAATCTTTTACGTGAGGACACAGACTTACATATATCTGTAGATTGGCTAGA CTATGATGGTATACTTGTGAATTCTATTGAATCAAGACCAGTATTTTCGAG TCTTCTGCAGGAGCCTTTCAAATCCATACCTGTCATTTGGAATGTGCAAGAAAGTTCTCTCGCTCACCGTATTAGTGAATACAATTCTAGTGGAATGACCCAGATCTTAGATGGTTGGAAAGAGGCCTTCAGTAGGGCAAGTGTTATAGTTTTCCCCAACTATGTATTGCCG GTGATGTACGCTGCATTTGATTCTGGTAACTATTTCGTGATTCCAGGTTCCCCTGTAGTACCATTTCAAGATAGAATCACAACCCAAAGTTATTATGAAGGTGTGAGAGTCAGTATGGGTTTAAGTCCAAGTGATTTTGTAATTGCTATTGTTGGTAGTCAGTTTTCGTATGGTGGTTTTTTGATGGAAGAAGCACTTGTCTTACAAGCCATAGGGTCTCTGTTACAACAGTATCCTTCTGAGAATAGCAACCAAGTTGAACTGAAAGTGAGAATCTTGGCTGAAAACGTAACTGAGAAGCATAGGACGGTCCTTGAG GATGTTGCTCTAAACGTTGGCTTCCCAAGAGGTGCACTGGAACTTGTTGCTTCTGAAGATAAGGACAATCTCCTTGGTATATCTGACCTTGTTATATATGGTTCTTGCCTTAATGAGCAATCCTTCCCAAGTGTGCTAGTTCAAGCTATGTGTCTTGAGAAACTGGTTATAGCTCCAGACCTTGaaatcatcagaaaatat ATTGATGATGGGACAAATGCACTTCTTTTTCCATGTAAGAATATTGGCAAGTTAACGCAAGTTCTATTGCAAGCAGTATCAAATGGGAAGATTTCTGTTCTAGGGCGAAAAATTGCATCAGCTGGAAAGGTCCATGCCAAGAATCTTATGGCTTCAGAAACCGTTGAAGGGTATGCTATGCTATTGGAAAACGTTATTAAGTTTCCTGCTGAAGTACTAACACCATTATCTGGTGGTGAGATACCTGTTGCCTTGAAACAAGAGTGGAAATGGCATCTCTTTGAGGATGTGAAGCACTTATACCATATCAATGAGACTTCAGCTGGTTATATACTCCAGAAACTAGAGGAGGAGTGGCGCAGCAACCAAATGGAAGATCACCACAGTAACGCATCAAAGATTGATGACACGTTCTCTGTTATGGCatgggaggaagagagagcaTATGAGATTGCGAATATCAAAAAGAGattggaagaagaggag TTGAAAGAGAGGAGTGAACAGCCTCATGGAACATGGGAGGAAGTGTATAGAAATGTCAAAAGGGTAGAGAGGATGAAGAATGACTTGCATGAAAGAGATGACAAGGAGCTTGAACGGACAGGTCAGCcactttgtatatatgagcCTTTCTTTGGGGAGGGGACTTGGCCTTTCCTGCATAGAAGCTCCCTTTATCGTGGAATTGGCCTG tcTTCGAAAGGTCGAAGGCCTGGAGCAGATGACATTGATGCTTCTTCTCGTCTTCCACTTCTCAACAATGGGTACTACAGAGATATTCTTGGTGAATTTGGAGCTTTCTTTGCTCTAGCGAACAGGATTGATCGAATTCATAAAAATTCTTGGATAGGATTTCAGTCTTGGAGAGTAACAGCAAGAAAG GCAAACTTGTCGAAAAAAGCTGAATCTGCACTGTTGGAAGCTGTTCAAACTCAAAAGCATGGAGATGCCTTTTATTTTTGGGTTCGGATGGACCAAGATGAAAGGAACCTTGCAAACCAAGATTTCTGGTCCTTCTGTGATGCAATCAATGCTGGGAATTGCAG GTTAGCAGTTCTGAAAGCTTTCCAAAGGATGTACGGCATGCAGCTTGGTGATGATCTGAATAATGTGCCACTTATGCCTAATGATGGAGATACTTGGTCTGTGATGCAAAGCTGGGTTTTGCCTACAAGATCATTCTTGGAATTTGTAATGTTCTCAAG AATGTTTGCAGATGCACTGGATTCACAAATGTATGACAAACATCATCAAACAGGACATTGCGTATTGAGTCTTCACAGG GACCAGCACTGTTATTCCCGTGTTCTTGAGTTGATCGTAAACGTTTGGGCATTCCACAGTGCCCGAAGGATGGTTTATATAAACCCAAAGACAGGTGCGATGCAGGAGCAACATCTGCTCAACGGCAGGAGAGGTCAGATGTCAATCCAGTGGTTCTCCTTCGCCACTCTGAAGAGCATGGACGAGGACCTGGCAGAAGAGTTTGACGAGGATCACCCTGACCGAAGGTGGCTCTGGCCGAAAACTGGTGAAGTGTTTTGGCAAGGCTTGTACGAGCGGGAGCGGAACATAAGACAGCAGGAGAAGGAGCGGAGGAAACAACAGAGCAAAGACAAGATCCAGAGAATCAAGAAGAGAGCTCGCCAAAAAACGTTAGGGAGGTATATAAAGCCACCGCCAGAAGACGCTGGTAGCTTGAACGATACTAGGACGGTAGATCAGTAG
- the LOC102713954 gene encoding uroporphyrinogen decarboxylase 1, chloroplastic: MMSPSAAAAFLATAPASSSPTSTHCRRRRLPVISASLASSSSSEEPLLVRAARGEDGLPRPPAWMMRQAGRYMAAYQALAKRHPSFRERSETTDLIVDITLQPWRAFAPDGVILFSDILTPLPAIGVPFDISDSKGPVIQSPVRSEEQVRELTPIDLEKLRFVGESLKILRSEIDGKAALLGFVGAPWTIATYVVEGGMTNTYTNIKSMCHTAPNVLRGLLSHLAEAISDYIVYQVNSGAQCIQIFDSWGGQLPPHVWEQWSKPYIKQIVNKIKIECPHVPLVLYINGNGGLLERMTDTGVDVIGLDWTVDMADGRRRLGNGISVQGNVDPAYLFSPLPVLTDEIHRVVKSAGPKGHILNLGHGVLVKTPEEAVAHFFDVTRSLRYDTLFQGCVTKELEPAA, from the exons atGATGTctccgtcggccgccgccgccttccttgccacggcgccggcgtcctcctcccccacctccACCCACTGCCGGCGCAGGCGCCTCCCCGTCATCTCCGCATCCCTCGCGTCTTCCTCCTCATCTG AGGAGCCACTGTTGGTgcgggcggcgaggggcgAGGACGGGCTGCCGCGGCCACCGGCATGGATGATGCGGCAGGCCGGCCGGTACATGGCGGCGTACCAGGCGCTCGCCAAGCGCCATCCCTCGTTCCGGGAGCGGTCGGAGACGACCGACCTCATCGTCGACATCACTCTGCAACCGTGGCGCGCCTTCGCGCCCGACGGCGTCATCCTGTTCTCGGACATACTCACGCCGCTGCCGGCCATTGGGGTGCCGTTCGATATCTCCGACTCCAAGGGGCCGGTGATCCAGTCTCCTGTGCGGTCCGAGGAGCAGGTGAGGGAACTCACCCCCATTGACCTCGAGAAGCTCCGGTTTGTCGGGGAGTCGCTCAAGATCCTGCGCAGTGAG ATTGATGGAAAAGCTGCTTTGCTAGGATTCGTGGGGGCCCCATGGACAATCGCAACTTATGTTGTTGAAGGCGGAATGACCAACACTTACACAAATATAAAGAGCATGTGCCACACTGCACCAAATGTCTTGAGGGGACTTCTGTCTCACCTTGCAGAAGCGATATCTGACTACATTGTTTACCAAGTAAACTCTGGGGCTCAATGTATACAAATATTTGATTCATGGGGTGGACAACTTCCGCCTCATGTATGGGAGCAGTGGTCAAAACCATATATCAAGCAG ATTGTGAATAAGATTAAGATTGAGTGCCCCCATGTACCACTTGTTCTGTATATAAATGGAAATGGAGGATTGCTTGAGCGAATGACGGACACAGGAGTCGATGTTATTGGTCTTGACTGGACAGTGGATATGGCAGATGGAAGGAGGCGTCTTGGTAATGGAATCAGTGTACAGGGGAATGTTGACCCAGCATATCTATTTTCTCCATTACCAGTGTTGACCGATGAAATTCATAG GGTTGTGAAATCAGCTGGTCCAAAAGGTCATATACTGAACTTGGGCCACGGTGTTCTTGTAAAAACACCAGAGGAAGCTGTTGCTCATTTCTTTGATGTCACGAGGAGCTTGAGATATGACACTCTTTTCCAAGGTTGTGTTACTAAAGAATTAGAGCCTGCTGCTTAA
- the LOC102714233 gene encoding calcium-dependent protein kinase 1 — protein sequence MGNRTSRHNRPAPEQPQPPQPKPTPQPQQQQWPRPQQPTPPPPAAAAADAAMGRVLGRPMEDVRATYTFGRELGRGQFGVTYLVTHKASGKRFACKSIATRKLVHRDDIEDVRREVQIMYHLTGHRNIVELRGAYEDRHSVNLIMELCEGGELFDRIIARGHYTERAAAALCREIVAVVHSCHSMGVFHRDLKPENFLFLSKSEDSPLKATDFGLSVFFKPGEHFKDLVGSAYYVAPEVLKRNYGAEADIWSAGVILYILLSGVPPFWAESEDGIFDAVLRGRIDFSSDPWPSISNGAKDLVKKMLRQDPKERLTAAEILNHPWIREDGEAPDKPLDITVISRMKQFRAMNKLKKVALKVVAENLSEEEITGLKEMFRSLDTDNSGTITLEELRSGLPKLGTKISESEIRQLMEAADVDGNGTIDYAEFISATMHMNKLEKEDHILKAFEYFDKDHSGCITVDELEEALKKYDMGDDKTIKEIIAEVDTDHDGRINYQEFVAMMRNNNPEIAPNRRRMF from the exons ATGGGCAACCGCACATCGCGCCACAACCGCCCCGCTCCcgagcagccgcagccgccccAGCCCAAGCCCACGCCGCAACCGCAACAGCAGCAGTGGCCGAGGCCCCAgcagccgacgccgccgccgcctgcggcggcggcggcggacgcggcgatGGGGCGGGTGTTGGGGCGGCCGATGGAGGACGTCCGCGCGACCTACACCTTCGGGCGCGAGCTCGGCCGGGGCCAGTTCGGGGTCACCTACCTCGTCACCCACAAGGCCTCCGGGAAGCGCTTCGCCTGCAAGTCCATCGCCACGCGGAAGCTCGTCCACCGCGACGACATCGAGGACGTGCGCCGGGAGGTGCAGATCATGTACCACCTCACGGGCCACCGCAACATCGTCGAGCTCCGGGGCGCCTACGAGGACCGCCACTCGGTCAACCTCATCATGGAGCTGTGCGAGGGCGGGGAGCTCTTCGACCGCATCATCGCCCGGGGCCACTACAccgagcgcgccgccgccgcgctctgccgcgagatcgtcgccgtcgtgcacAGCTGCCACTCCATGGGGGTTTTCCACCGGGATCTCAAGCCGGAGAACTTTTTGTTCCTCAGTAAGAGCGAGGACTCGCCGCTCAAGGCCACCGACTTCGGTCTCTCCGTTTTCTTCAAGCCTG GGGAGCATTTCAAGGACCTTGTCGGAAGCGCATATTATGTTGCTCCTGAGGTGCTAAAACGAAACTATGGAGCAGAGGCTGACATATGGAGCGCCGGTGTTATTCTTTACATCCTTCTTTCTGGTGTTCCACCATTTTGGGCAG AGAGTGAAGATGGTATATTTGATGCAGTCTTACGTGGCCGCATCGATTTCTCATCTGATCCTTGGCCTTCGATATCTAATGGTGCGAAAGATTTGGTTAAGAAGATGCTGCGGCAAGACCCAAAAGAACGCCTTACTGCTGCTGAAATTTTGA ACCACCCATGGATTAGAGAGGATGGAGAAGCCCCAGACAAGCCACTTGACATTACAGTTATCAGCAGGATGAAGCAGTTCAGGGCAATGAACAAGCTTAAGAAAGTTGCACTGAAG GTTGTTGCAGAGAATTTGTCAGAGGAAGAGATTACCGGCTTAAAAGAAATGTTCAGATCCTTGGATACTGATAACAGTGGGACAATAACTCTGGAGGAGCTACGATCCGGTTTACCAAAACTTGGCACCAAAATTTCTGAATCAGAAATTAGACAGCTGATGGAGGCG GCAGATGTTGATGGAAATGGAACCATTGACTATGCTGAGTTCATATCAGCAACAATGCACATGAACAAATTGGAGAAGGAAGACCACATACTTAAagcatttgaatattttgataaGGACCACAGCGG GTGCATAACAGTAGATGAACTGGAAGAAGCTCTGAAGAAATATGATATGGGAGATGATAAAACGATTAAGGAGATCATCGCTGAAGTAGATACTGATCAT GATGGAAGAATCAACTACCAGGAGTTCGTTGCCATGATGAGGAACAACAACCCTGAAATTGCTCCTAACCGACGGCGCATGTTCTAA